In Kangiella profundi, one DNA window encodes the following:
- a CDS encoding efflux RND transporter periplasmic adaptor subunit, whose product MGINKRFKLWIVLAAVLVALLAYGFWPRAIEVETVTVTRGQFYEVVSEVGETEVKNIYQVSAPITGYLRRIELEVGDPVVANETVVAEIEPLRSQPLDPRSEKQAVAELHAAQSALEMTQAKLRQVQNELSFAKSDLERAQSLYKDQAISEREYDTAKKIYQSLQQELQATQATLQLRKAELERVQALLDTSLVEFLPKCDCSQVFAPTTGVVLTRYRESAGVINAAQPIMDIGDAKDLEVKVELISTEAVRVSEGQKVRMKGWGGETELEGVVRQVEPMAYKKVTALGIEEQRVNVYIDFTSPPEQWQKLGHGYQLDVEIILKDKPNSLILPVVAMVREGEQWISFVIVDNVAEKRILTVGAFNGLDAEILDGLSEGERVIYNPSASIEDGILVSIKKDLSSERAVKSK is encoded by the coding sequence ATGGGTATCAATAAGCGATTTAAGTTATGGATAGTCTTGGCGGCGGTTTTAGTTGCCTTGCTGGCTTATGGGTTTTGGCCTAGGGCGATAGAAGTCGAAACAGTTACAGTCACCCGTGGGCAATTTTATGAGGTGGTTTCTGAGGTTGGTGAAACCGAGGTTAAGAATATTTATCAGGTCTCTGCGCCCATCACTGGCTATTTGCGTCGCATTGAGTTGGAGGTCGGTGATCCAGTTGTAGCCAATGAAACCGTTGTTGCAGAAATCGAGCCATTACGATCTCAACCGCTCGATCCCCGAAGCGAGAAACAGGCCGTTGCCGAATTACATGCGGCTCAATCCGCTTTGGAGATGACGCAAGCAAAACTCAGACAGGTGCAGAACGAATTAAGCTTTGCCAAAAGTGATTTAGAAAGAGCTCAAAGTTTATATAAAGATCAGGCTATTTCTGAACGTGAGTATGATACCGCCAAGAAAATTTATCAGAGCTTGCAGCAGGAGTTACAGGCAACTCAGGCAACATTACAACTTCGGAAGGCAGAGTTGGAGCGCGTTCAGGCTTTATTGGATACTTCCTTAGTAGAGTTTTTGCCTAAGTGCGATTGTAGCCAGGTCTTTGCTCCAACCACTGGCGTGGTATTAACTCGTTACCGAGAAAGTGCAGGGGTGATCAATGCAGCCCAACCAATTATGGATATCGGTGATGCCAAAGATCTCGAGGTTAAAGTCGAACTGATTTCCACTGAAGCGGTTAGGGTTTCTGAGGGACAAAAAGTGCGCATGAAAGGTTGGGGCGGTGAAACTGAACTTGAAGGAGTTGTCCGACAGGTTGAACCGATGGCCTATAAAAAAGTCACAGCTTTAGGCATTGAAGAACAGCGAGTCAACGTTTACATAGATTTCACCAGTCCGCCCGAGCAATGGCAAAAGCTTGGGCACGGTTACCAGCTTGATGTGGAAATTATACTCAAGGACAAACCCAACAGCCTTATTTTGCCAGTTGTTGCTATGGTAAGAGAGGGTGAACAGTGGATTAGTTTTGTTATTGTTGATAACGTAGCAGAAAAAAGAATATTAACGGTTGGGGCTTTTAACGGCCTTGATGCTGAAATTTTAGATGGACTTTCTGAAGGCGAGAGGGTTATTTATAACCCTAGTGCAAGTATTGAGGATGGAATTCTCGTTTCAATAAAAAAAGATTTAAGCAGCGAGCGAGCAGTAAAAAGCAAATAA
- a CDS encoding ABC transporter permease: protein MRALNLKLLRDLWHVKGQVIAVALVIASGIATLSMALTTLESLQKTSEQYYTDYQFADAFVTAVRVPNAVKQRLEAIDGVSLVETRIKKFASLDMPDFNEPVMGLLTSIPDQGQPRLNQLALREGRWIAPGTSDEVIVNEPFAEAHNLKLGDKLSAVMNGKKRYFRIVGIALSPEYIYSIAPGSLMPDDARYGILWSGQSSLEAAFDLKGAFNDVAFKFDSTSDHQALLKQIDMVLEPYGGRNSYLRDDQISYWFVNNEIQQLKTTSIIFPVIFLLVSAFLTNMVLSRMITNEREQIGLLKAFGYSNLQVGAHYFKMVLVMCFVGAVIGLVAGAYLGQENTEMYAEFFRFPLLVYDFSFLSFIASSGVSVLAALSGIIGSIARVVQLPPAIAMVPPSPDIYHKSFVDTPSIKHWLDQPTRIAVRQIIRKPLRASFTVIGISLAVGLMVLAIQMSDAIKYLGISFFNDAQRQDMTMAFYENQKQEALYQVKRLPGVIEAEPIRYVSVEFINGTKTHRGAITGLESDATLQPIYDTYTQQVVALPEEGMVIGSILAEKLNIGVGDRIYVEFLDKSGLQRDYAVVGIFDTFIGLPAYMNLKTLNRELGEVGQYFMLNLVVDSQHYESLYKAVKESPAITALMTKQSLLDAFNETVAESMLVFMFIFIVLSSILVFGVTYNMIRISLSERGRELATLRVLGFTKGETSYILLCEVGLLTLVGLASGCFVGWGLTQLLGYAFETELFRIPIIIYPHTYSYAVIVAIIASVMSALFVVKRIHHLDLIEVLKTKE from the coding sequence ATGCGGGCTTTGAATCTGAAGCTGTTGCGCGATTTATGGCATGTCAAAGGCCAGGTTATCGCTGTAGCTTTGGTGATTGCTTCTGGTATTGCTACTTTGAGTATGGCTCTGACGACGCTCGAGTCACTGCAGAAAACTTCTGAACAATATTATACTGATTACCAATTTGCTGATGCCTTTGTCACTGCAGTTCGGGTTCCTAATGCGGTCAAGCAACGTCTCGAAGCGATTGACGGTGTCAGCTTAGTTGAAACACGCATCAAGAAGTTTGCCAGTCTGGATATGCCTGACTTTAATGAGCCTGTTATGGGGTTGCTGACTTCAATTCCTGATCAGGGTCAGCCGAGGCTCAATCAGCTGGCCTTAAGGGAGGGGCGCTGGATTGCTCCGGGTACTTCCGATGAGGTGATTGTGAATGAGCCTTTTGCCGAGGCTCACAATTTGAAGTTAGGTGACAAGCTCTCTGCTGTGATGAATGGCAAAAAGCGTTACTTCAGAATAGTCGGCATTGCGCTGAGCCCTGAATATATCTACTCAATTGCTCCGGGTTCTTTGATGCCCGATGATGCACGTTATGGGATTCTATGGTCTGGCCAAAGTTCACTAGAGGCCGCCTTTGACTTGAAAGGCGCATTTAATGACGTTGCTTTTAAGTTTGACTCGACATCCGATCATCAGGCTCTGCTGAAACAGATTGATATGGTTCTTGAGCCTTATGGCGGCAGGAATTCTTATTTGCGCGATGATCAAATTTCTTATTGGTTCGTTAATAATGAAATACAGCAGTTAAAAACCACCTCAATCATTTTCCCCGTCATCTTCTTGCTGGTATCGGCTTTTCTAACCAACATGGTGCTAAGCCGGATGATTACCAATGAGCGTGAGCAAATTGGATTACTGAAAGCCTTTGGCTACAGCAACCTGCAGGTCGGCGCACATTACTTCAAGATGGTATTAGTGATGTGCTTTGTTGGCGCTGTCATTGGTTTAGTCGCGGGTGCTTATCTTGGGCAGGAAAATACTGAAATGTATGCGGAGTTTTTCCGTTTTCCATTATTGGTTTACGATTTTTCTTTTCTGTCATTTATTGCCAGTTCTGGTGTTAGTGTTTTAGCGGCACTATCTGGAATTATTGGCTCAATTGCCAGGGTGGTTCAATTGCCGCCAGCTATTGCGATGGTTCCGCCGAGCCCTGACATTTACCACAAAAGCTTTGTTGATACGCCTTCTATCAAGCATTGGCTGGATCAGCCGACCCGCATTGCCGTTCGACAGATTATTCGTAAGCCACTGAGAGCCAGTTTTACCGTTATCGGAATTTCTTTAGCTGTGGGACTGATGGTGCTAGCCATTCAGATGTCGGATGCGATTAAGTATCTGGGGATTTCATTTTTTAATGACGCGCAACGGCAAGATATGACCATGGCTTTTTACGAAAACCAGAAACAGGAGGCTTTGTATCAGGTTAAGCGGCTTCCTGGCGTCATTGAAGCAGAGCCGATACGTTATGTTTCCGTGGAGTTTATTAATGGCACCAAAACTCACCGTGGTGCTATTACAGGTCTAGAGTCTGATGCAACCTTGCAGCCTATTTACGATACCTATACTCAGCAAGTTGTCGCATTGCCGGAAGAGGGAATGGTGATTGGCAGTATTCTGGCTGAGAAGTTGAATATAGGCGTCGGTGATCGGATTTATGTTGAGTTTCTGGATAAGTCTGGATTACAGCGAGATTACGCCGTTGTTGGAATTTTCGATACTTTTATTGGCTTGCCTGCTTATATGAACCTCAAAACCCTCAATCGAGAGTTAGGAGAAGTGGGGCAGTATTTTATGCTAAACCTCGTGGTCGACTCGCAACATTACGAGTCGCTTTATAAAGCCGTTAAGGAATCTCCCGCTATTACTGCTCTAATGACCAAACAGTCACTGCTTGATGCGTTTAATGAAACGGTTGCAGAGAGTATGCTGGTCTTCATGTTTATCTTCATTGTGTTATCGTCGATATTGGTATTCGGTGTTACCTATAACATGATTCGAATATCGCTCTCCGAACGAGGGAGAGAATTGGCCACTTTGCGAGTTTTGGGTTTTACTAAAGGTGAAACCTCTTATATTTTGTTATGTGAGGTGGGATTGCTGACTTTAGTGGGTTTAGCTTCTGGCTGCTTTGTTGGATGGGGACTGACTCAGTTATTGGGGTATGCGTTTGAAACCGAGTTGTTCAGGATTCCAATCATTATTTATCCTCATACCTATAGCTATGCAGTCATTGTGGCCATCATTGCCTCAGTGATGTCTGCGTTGTTTGTGGTAAAACGAATTCATCACCTCGATCTTATCGAAGTGTTAAAAACCAAGGAATAA
- a CDS encoding ABC transporter ATP-binding protein, whose amino-acid sequence MSEITSTQEVKQDSATTESKPVLHAHNLTKVYKTGEVEVKALDGVDFEVFEHEMVVLLGQSGSGKSTLLNILGGLDSATSGEVYFKDRLISSDSKGLLTNFRREHVGFVFQFYNLIPSLTALENVALVTEIAKNPIKPEAALELVGLLPRKDHFPAQLSGGEQQRVAIARAIAKQPEILLCDEPTGALDHQTGILVLEAIEQVNRELGTATVVITHNTSVGGIADRVVTLRDGKVSDIHSNDNRQSPSELKW is encoded by the coding sequence TTGTCGGAAATCACATCTACTCAAGAAGTAAAGCAGGATTCAGCTACGACTGAGTCAAAGCCGGTATTGCATGCGCATAATCTTACCAAGGTTTATAAAACAGGGGAGGTTGAGGTTAAGGCGTTGGATGGCGTTGATTTTGAGGTGTTTGAGCATGAGATGGTGGTGTTGCTGGGCCAGTCGGGTAGCGGTAAATCGACACTGCTGAATATTCTCGGGGGCTTGGACAGCGCTACGTCGGGCGAGGTGTATTTTAAAGATCGCTTGATTAGCTCTGACAGTAAGGGGCTTTTGACCAACTTCCGCCGTGAACATGTCGGTTTCGTGTTTCAGTTCTATAACTTAATTCCCAGCCTTACTGCTTTAGAGAATGTCGCTTTAGTGACCGAAATTGCAAAGAACCCCATTAAGCCGGAAGCAGCATTGGAGCTGGTTGGTCTGTTGCCAAGAAAAGACCATTTTCCGGCACAGCTGTCAGGCGGTGAGCAGCAGCGGGTGGCGATTGCTCGAGCGATTGCCAAGCAGCCTGAAATATTATTGTGCGATGAGCCTACCGGTGCACTGGATCATCAAACCGGGATTTTAGTTCTCGAAGCGATTGAGCAGGTCAATCGTGAACTAGGGACTGCAACTGTTGTGATTACCCATAACACTTCGGTTGGTGGCATTGCTGACCGGGTTGTGACTCTGCGTGACGGCAAGGTGTCAGATATCCACTCCAATGACAACCGTCAGTCCCCCAGCGAGTTGAAGTGGTGA
- a CDS encoding diguanylate cyclase domain-containing protein, producing MKKKTINLTVIIASFLYLITAVAMLEYVLDSYQEFMSSEAKEELSEEFLLVRANIESALFSDAFIANGLTTVLSVNKKLGMDNFEALAKALVQNGHYIRNIGVAEGYTISKVYPLQGNEKAIGLDFRTRPSQLETVEAARLNKSVVLAGPLELVQGGQAIIARFPVFEDYPLNSDYWGGVSIVLNVEKLFEDAGLYKLVEKYDVAIRGLNGTGAQGPIFLGEQSTFEKADITSVIEIPGGSWLMAGNSEKILASQKLDFVTVYRIMGCIIIFLLLLSIILLYRSYHLAHRSSMLDELTGLRNRRFAFYLLDKFINSKKKQHFAVISIDLNGFKSINDTYGHKAGDYILIEVANLISEHIRATDVCCRLGGDEFLILLPRLRDKSKVESVIKHLKTAIEEKAFTFDGSQLDVSLSAGYALYPEDSNDLEELIHISDLKMYQDKQDYKESLD from the coding sequence ATGAAGAAAAAAACAATTAACTTAACCGTTATTATCGCTAGCTTTTTATATTTAATCACTGCGGTTGCTATGCTTGAATATGTCTTAGATTCCTATCAAGAATTTATGAGTAGTGAAGCTAAAGAGGAGCTTTCAGAAGAGTTTCTTTTAGTTCGTGCTAATATTGAATCGGCTCTATTCTCCGATGCTTTTATCGCTAATGGTTTAACGACAGTTCTCTCAGTTAACAAAAAATTAGGGATGGATAACTTCGAAGCTTTAGCGAAGGCTCTTGTTCAGAATGGTCATTACATCAGAAATATCGGTGTGGCGGAGGGCTATACTATTTCAAAAGTATACCCTTTGCAGGGTAACGAAAAAGCCATTGGGCTTGACTTTAGAACTAGGCCTAGCCAGCTAGAAACAGTCGAAGCCGCAAGATTAAATAAGTCAGTTGTACTGGCTGGCCCTCTCGAATTAGTTCAAGGAGGACAGGCTATTATTGCTCGTTTTCCAGTTTTTGAAGATTACCCACTGAATTCTGATTACTGGGGAGGGGTTAGTATTGTTCTCAATGTCGAGAAGTTGTTTGAAGATGCTGGGCTATACAAGCTTGTCGAAAAGTATGATGTTGCCATTAGAGGGTTAAATGGTACCGGGGCGCAAGGACCAATATTCCTTGGAGAGCAATCTACTTTTGAAAAAGCGGATATTACCTCTGTCATAGAAATTCCAGGAGGCAGCTGGTTAATGGCGGGTAATAGCGAAAAAATACTGGCAAGTCAGAAGTTAGACTTTGTAACTGTCTACAGAATAATGGGTTGTATCATTATCTTTTTGTTGCTCTTGTCTATTATTTTGTTGTATCGCTCTTATCATTTAGCACACCGTTCTTCCATGCTTGATGAGTTAACTGGCCTTCGTAATAGACGCTTTGCGTTTTATTTATTAGACAAGTTTATTAACAGCAAAAAGAAACAACATTTTGCGGTTATATCGATAGACTTAAATGGATTCAAGTCCATAAATGATACCTATGGTCATAAAGCTGGTGACTACATATTAATAGAAGTTGCCAATTTGATATCTGAACATATTAGAGCTACTGATGTCTGTTGTAGGCTTGGTGGGGATGAATTCTTGATTTTATTACCCCGACTAAGGGATAAGTCTAAAGTAGAAAGTGTTATCAAACACCTTAAAACTGCCATTGAGGAGAAGGCATTTACATTTGATGGCAGTCAGTTAGATGTTTCCTTAAGCGCCGGCTATGCACTATACCCAGAGGATTCAAATGATCTTGAGGAGTTAATTCATATTTCAGACCTTAAGATGTATCAAGATAAACAAGACTACAAGGAGTCATTGGACTAA
- a CDS encoding YaaC family protein, with the protein MSEIVRIKLKGKEIRPHKSVVSPELAARNVLTNSPWDFVDLWMKKEKQKNALFYWNQARVFHEASKGLPTQSAPLLHYYSFMNAVKALLTAKGIKFKEYHGVASHNMRNPASKISLTNEGIKIKQNGILPSLSLYYGELEQAKMFSLQELLFNLPYIHRTYCLTYPSQTDMFIPIKDAEFVVNKSIKQAYFRAKLSKDFSTLQVINRLPPAFIQDTDKGVIRSSATVSFSRPGKPTAADINNLVSLHKVLRHDLQYINGTQTLWYIKSKTSGPKRISKLPSTLTLAAMHRLSELSRYKPLELDSFLSGQKNWLLSEFIQQAPNQFFDEIASEITGHQFLIPNVRAAT; encoded by the coding sequence ATGTCAGAAATTGTACGAATTAAACTGAAAGGGAAAGAAATACGCCCCCATAAATCTGTAGTATCCCCCGAGCTGGCAGCCAGAAATGTACTTACCAATAGTCCTTGGGATTTTGTTGATCTGTGGATGAAAAAGGAAAAGCAGAAGAATGCATTGTTTTACTGGAACCAAGCAAGAGTATTTCATGAGGCTTCTAAGGGACTGCCTACTCAGTCAGCCCCACTTCTACACTATTATTCCTTTATGAATGCCGTAAAAGCCCTATTAACCGCTAAAGGTATTAAGTTCAAAGAATATCATGGTGTTGCATCTCATAATATGCGTAATCCAGCTAGTAAGATTAGTCTTACGAATGAGGGTATAAAAATAAAACAAAATGGCATATTGCCCTCACTTTCTTTATATTATGGTGAGTTAGAACAGGCTAAGATGTTTAGTTTGCAAGAGTTACTGTTTAACCTGCCGTACATTCATCGAACTTACTGTTTAACGTACCCATCGCAAACTGACATGTTCATCCCCATAAAAGATGCGGAATTTGTCGTCAACAAATCAATCAAACAGGCTTATTTTAGAGCTAAGCTCTCGAAAGACTTCTCAACATTACAGGTCATAAATAGGCTGCCACCAGCATTTATTCAAGATACCGATAAAGGGGTGATTCGCTCCTCAGCAACGGTTTCTTTTTCTCGACCTGGAAAGCCTACTGCCGCTGATATCAATAACCTTGTATCTCTTCATAAGGTTCTACGCCATGATTTGCAATACATCAATGGTACTCAGACGTTATGGTATATAAAGTCTAAGACTTCTGGGCCAAAGAGAATCTCTAAATTGCCCTCAACTTTGACACTTGCAGCGATGCATAGATTAAGTGAGTTGAGTCGATATAAGCCTCTGGAGTTAGACTCATTTCTCTCGGGGCAAAAAAACTGGTTACTGAGTGAGTTTATACAACAAGCTCCTAACCAGTTTTTCGATGAAATAGCCTCTGAAATTACAGGGCATCAATTTCTAATACCAAATGTCAGGGCGGCAACTTAA
- a CDS encoding AbiTii domain-containing protein, producing MKLIEEIINILSSENGKLSDALIKTKVLLHKIGHKELVEWVNHELNGYPERDSVPPYRILPAQVLVNASNMAYQVTAHPIPLGHLDEDYRSTLETAKMNQSLAVLEKYAELSEGHLQSPIPMEANGILGEGLSNGYQIIRAWCEVQKADVIQILTQVRSRLLDFLLELNANLSGELNEDEVKEKANDLDTANLFNNTIFGDNTTILVGSGSTQHVQNTNLKGNFDALQKTLEGHGVSENDIKALRKAIQDDAKVIEPDKKEYGPAVKDWLQTMLSKAVEASWQIELGIASSLLATALQNYYGWF from the coding sequence ATGAAGCTAATTGAAGAAATTATTAATATTTTAAGCTCTGAAAATGGAAAACTCAGTGATGCGCTTATTAAGACAAAAGTTCTTTTGCATAAAATAGGCCACAAGGAGTTAGTTGAATGGGTCAACCATGAATTAAATGGTTACCCTGAGAGAGATAGTGTACCGCCATATCGGATTTTACCAGCACAAGTTCTGGTTAATGCATCAAATATGGCATATCAGGTTACAGCGCACCCTATTCCATTAGGACACCTTGATGAAGATTATAGAAGTACCTTAGAAACTGCTAAGATGAATCAATCTCTCGCGGTGCTTGAGAAATATGCTGAATTGAGTGAAGGGCACCTACAATCACCTATACCAATGGAAGCTAATGGTATTCTTGGCGAAGGTTTATCAAATGGATATCAAATAATACGTGCTTGGTGTGAAGTTCAAAAAGCAGATGTTATTCAAATACTCACTCAGGTACGTTCTCGTTTACTCGACTTCCTCCTAGAGTTAAATGCAAATTTATCTGGCGAACTAAACGAAGACGAAGTCAAGGAAAAAGCTAACGACTTAGATACCGCTAATCTTTTTAATAATACTATCTTTGGTGATAACACTACCATTTTAGTCGGTAGTGGAAGTACTCAACATGTTCAAAATACTAACCTTAAAGGTAATTTTGATGCTCTTCAGAAAACACTAGAAGGACATGGGGTGTCTGAGAACGATATTAAAGCACTTCGCAAGGCTATTCAAGATGATGCAAAAGTTATTGAGCCAGATAAAAAAGAATATGGACCTGCTGTTAAAGACTGGCTTCAAACTATGTTGTCTAAGGCAGTAGAGGCTAGTTGGCAAATTGAACTTGGCATTGCTAGTAGTTTGTTAGCAACAGCATTACAAAATTATTATGGTTGGTTTTAA